Proteins found in one Pieris napi chromosome 6, ilPieNapi1.2, whole genome shotgun sequence genomic segment:
- the LOC125050518 gene encoding zinc finger protein basonuclin-2-like, giving the protein MDGKEFGAVPGLPAGLDYFMMPRVAQPTPQFDFRKLGASFSGRDEEKFDERRTPDYPSERRDAPAPWPLGLGVQFVNPATGKKRVQCNVCLKTFCDKGALKIHFSAVHLREMHKCTVEGCTMMFSSRRSRNRHSANPNPKLHSPHVRRKISAHDGRSAQPFPLLPALGRLPLPSPALLPPELAARLPPQLAGPHGPTPLPPRVPLEDLRNFSEIEKMYRKIPTPEDSSRHALDLVKPQVSSDCESFSCNDSSSEVLDVEKQEHIDYQSSPGTERQGYDDEPEDLTVNKKKDDMKPADGKHTEISSSNKTDTTAEDKSSLIPNKRKRKSGNPTRCSQNNEYSVSDEEYNSDLFKNLSVAGTSQQTEEPLSLKKQKPEKWEPFQNGDETNVEAEQMSRVKAESESDDESSAPSVVREGLRLRSDLYTPSDSGSDLHALEERLARVRSPSGSSDRTDDRADINDIEIPIDEENPDRCTACGKIFQNHFTLRMHYRNDHLKLHHPCDVSGCDAAFPSRRSRDRHSSNIDLHRRLLCTSSPDNRERPPFEVNAELLNKLYSDIKGLASTLECLRYNGDEASQLPNYVSETMKFYSRNLSALQAGLFPQLGERFLPAPFLMNNGASQPGGLYGAPAGAQSVRESLSPLSASSPPVISPGRLDAAHARPRDDAKLLFRETSESFKKMTSLCERQEQLYQHHVPVS; this is encoded by the coding sequence ATGGACGGCAAAGAGTTCGGTGCCGTTCCCGGCTTGCCGGCTGGATTGGACTACTTTATGATGCCTCGAGTCGCTCAACCAACACCGCAATTCGACTTTAGAAAACTCGGAGCGAGCTTCAGCGGCCGTGATGAAGAAAAATTTGACGAAAGACGCACCCCGGATTATCCGTCGGAGCGAAGAGATGCGCCTGCACCCTGGCCGCTCGGTCTTGGTGTTCAGTTCGTCAACCCGGCCACGGGGAAGAAACGAGTGCAGTGCAATGTTTGTTTAAAGACTTTTTGCGATAAAGGCGCgttaaaaattcatttttcGGCTGTGCATCTACGGGAAATGCATAAGTGTACGGTCGAGGGTTGTACTATGATGTTTAGTTCGCGGCGTTCGCGTAATAGACATAGTGCTAATCCCAACCCGAAGCTACATTCACCGCACGTAAGACGCAAGATATCAGCGCACGATGGCCGATCAGCTCAACCATTCCCCTTGTTACCGGCATTGGGGCGATTACCACTTCCGTCACCAGCACTGCTGCCGCCTGAATTAGCAGCAAGGCTGCCTCCACAACTGGCAGGTCCACACGGACCTACACCACTGCCTCCTCGCGTGCCCCTTGAAGACCTGCGCAACTTCagtgaaattgaaaaaatgtACAGGAAGATTCCCACCCCTGAAGACTCTTCACGTCATGCTTTGGACCTCGTTAAGCCTCAAGTGAGCTCAGACTGTGAATCTTTTAGTTGCAATGATAGTAGTTCTGAAGTTTTGGACGTTGAAAAACAAGAGCATATTGATTATCAATCATCACCTGGGACAGAAAGACAGGGCTACGATGACGAGCCGGAAGATTTGACTGTGAATAAAAAGAAGGATGATATGAAGCCAGCAGATGGTAAGCATACTGAAATAAGTAGCAGTAATAAAACCGACACCACCGCTGAAGATAAATCATCATTAATTCCAAACAAACGAAAGAGAAAAAGTGGAAACCCAACAAGGTGTTctcaaaataatgaatatagtGTATCGGATGAAGAATATAATagcgatttatttaaaaatttatcagtCGCTGGTACAAGTCAACAAACAGAAGAACCCTTATCTCTAAAAAAGCAAAAGCCTGAAAAATGGGAGCCATTTCAGAATGGTGACGAAACAAATGTGGAAGCGGAACAAATGAGCCGTGTAAAAGCGGAAAGTGAATCTGATGATGAATCAAGTGCTCCGAGTGTAGTAAGAGAAGGTTTAAGATTACGTTCAGATCTTTACACGCCTAGTGACAGTGGCAGTGACTTACATGCATTAGAAGAGAGGCTTGCGCGAGTGCGATCTCCTTCAGGAAGTAGTGACAGGACTGACGACAGAGCTGACATAAATGACATCGAAATCCCGATAGACGAAGAAAATCCCGATCGATGTACTGCGTgtggaaaaatatttcaaaaccaTTTTACCCTCCGTATGCACTACAGAAACGATCACCTGAAACTTCATCACCCTTGCGATGTGAGCGGCTGTGATGCTGCATTTCCTTCACGACGCAGTCGAGACAGACACAGCTCAAACATAGACTTGCATAGAAGATTACTATGTACCTCATCACCAGACAATCGCGAGCGTCCCCCATTTGAAGTAAACGCGGAATtgttaaataagttatattcAGACATCAAAGGGCTCGCCTCGACACTTGAATGCCTTCGATATAACGGCGACGAAGCTTCTCAGTTGCCTAATTATGTATCTGAAACAATGAAGTTCTACAGTCGAAATCTAAGTGCTCTACAAGCTGGTCTGTTTCCTCAACTGGGAGAGCGGTTTCTTCCAGCTCCGTTTCTGATGAACAATGGAGCTTCACAACCAGGAGGGCTATACGGGGCCCCGGCAGGAGCTCAATCAGTTAGGGAGTCATTATCCCCATTATCCGCCTCGTCACCTCCAGTTATATCGCCCGGGAGGCTAGACGCAGCGCACGCGCGCCCGCGTGACGATGCTAAGCTGCTTTTTCGAGAGACTTCTGAATCATTTAAGAAAATGACCTCCCTATGCGAGCGACAGGAGCAATTGTACCAACACCATGTTCCCGTGTCATGA